The following is a genomic window from Deltaproteobacteria bacterium PRO3.
TGCGCTGGGGATGGCCTTGGCGGCCAATAATTCTAAGGCCAAAAACCACGAAGAGTTCTTCGCCGAGATGGACCGCGCCGCCGACCTGCTCATCAGCCAGCGCCCCACGGCGGTCAACCTACCCTGGGCGGTGAAGCGCATCCAAGCTTTCTACCGGAAAGAAAAGGACTCGAGCCTCCTGGTCCTGCAGAACAAGATCCTCGAGGAGGCCCTGCGCGTCTTCGAGGAAGACGTCGTCATGTGCCGGCAGATGGGCGAAAAGGGCGCGCCCCTGATCGAGGAGGGCAAGACCTACCTCACCCACTGCAACGCCGGCGCCCTGGCGACGGCCGGCGAGGGCACCGCCCTCTCGGTCTTTTACGAGGCGCAGCGTCGCGGCAAGAAATTCAAGGTGATCGCCTCCGAGACCCGGCCTTTTTTGCAAGGCGCCCGGCTGACCGCCTGGGAGCTGAGCAAAAACGGCATCGACGTGACGCTGGTGACCGACAACATGGTCGGCCACCTGATGCGGCTGGGCAAGATCCACGGCGCGGTGGTCGGCAGCGACCGCATCGTCGCCAACGGCGACGTCGCCAACAAGATCGGCACCTACGGCGTGGCGGTCCTGGCCAGGCACCACGGCATCCCGCTCTACGTGGTGGCGCCCTCCTCCACGGTCGACTTCGAGACTCCGGACGGCTCGCACATCCCGATCGAGCAGCGCCCCGAGGAGGAGGTCACCGCCTTCTTCGGCACCCCCAGCGCGCCGGCGGGAATCAAGGTCTTCAACCCGGCCTTTGACGTCACGCCCCATGAGCTGGTAGAGGCCATCGTGACGGAGAAGGGCATCGCTCGGGCCCCTTATGCCGAAAATTTGAAAAAGGTCTTGCAGCGACCGTAGAGGCGGAACGTCCTCGCCCTCTACCGCGAGAAAAAAAATTATCGCCACCCCGTGCCCGGACAGAGGAAAACCATGGTTCAAAAAGTAGAAAAAATCTGGCTCGACGGAAAAATGATCCCCTGGGACGAAGCCAACGTGCACGTCCTGACGCATACCCTGCACTACGGACTGGGCGTCTTCGAGGGCATCCGCTGCTACGAGGGCGAGGACGGCAAAAGCGCGATCTTCCGCCTGCAAGAGCACATCGACCGTCTCTACGACTCGGCCCACATCCTGTTGATGGAGATCCCCTTTCCCAAGGCCGAACTCCTCGAGGCCTGCAAAGAGATCTTCCGCGTCAACAAGCTGAAGGCCGGCTACCTGCGGCCCCTGGTCTTCGTCGGCGACGGCGAGATGGGCTTGCACGCCACCAGCAACCGGATCCGCGTAGCCGTCATCGCCTGGCCCTGGGGCACCTACCTGGGTGACGAGGGCGTGAAGCACGGCATCCGCGCCAAGGTCTCCAGCTACACCCGCCACCACATCAACGCCACGATGACCAAAAGCAAGGCGGTGGCCAACTACGTCAACTCCATCCTCGCCAAGCGCGAGGCCATGCTGGCCGGCTACGAAGAAACCGTGATGCTCGACCCCGAGGGCTACGTCTCCGAGGCCAGCGGCGAAAATCTCTTCATGGTGAAGAACGGCAAGGTCGTCACGCCGCTGACCACCAGCGCCCTACAGGGCATCACCCGCGACACCGTGATCGAGCTGCTCAAAGACCGCGGCATCGCGGTCAAAGAGACCCACTTCTCCCGCGACGAGCTCTATATCGCCGACGAGATCTTCCTCACCGGCACCGCCGCCGAGATCACCCCGGTGCGCGAGCTGGACCATCGCAAGATCGGCTCGGGCAAACCGGGCCCGATCACGCAGCAGGTGCAGAAGGATTTTCACGATTTGGTGCGGGGCAAGAGCTCCAAGCACCGAGAGTGGCTGGCCTTCCTGTAGGCACTCCGGATCCAAGCGGCGTCGAAGCTTAGGCGCCCGCCAGCCTTGGCGAGGCCGTCTCTCTCTCCGTCCGGCAGTAAGACGGCACCCAGCTTCTTTCGATCAACTCCGGCCGCATCACGCTGTAGTCGAAATCCAGTCCCTCGCGGACCATGCGCGGGATATCCAGCAGGTATTTCGCCTCGGGGATGTCCTTGAAGAAGGCCGTGATCATCGGCCGCACCATCCGGCGCGCGGCGCGGATACCGACGGCACCGATGAAGTTGCGGCGCTGGCCGATGTGGGCCAGCTCGTCGACCATGATCTCGTGCAACAGGGCTCGGAGCCGGTCTCGGGCCTCGGGCTCGTCGGCGAAGACCTCGTCGAAGAGCCGGTCGAGCTCCAGGTAAAAAGTCATCCCCATCAATTCCGAGACGAAGGCGGGCGGGCTCATCAGGCTCTCGGGCACCTTCGGAAAGATCCGATAAACCCTCTGCATCCAAGGGCCCAGCGGTACCCACTCGACCTTGTCCAAATGGAAGGTCCGAAACATCTCGTGGAAGAGCCTCACGTGGCAGAATTCCTCGCACAGGTGGTAGCGGCTGATCCGCTCGGTGGTCTTTTTGGCCTCGGCCATGGAAGGGATCGCATCCCAGGCGCCGGAAATTCCCACCCACTCGTGCCTGGCGAATTTATAGATGCAAGTCAGCAACAAGGTCTTGCGGTCGAGACTGCGCGGGTCGTCGCGCATTTTGACGTAGTTGCGATAGAATTTTTCGGGATCCGCCAGCGGTTTTCGCGAACGCACGGCCTCGCGCTGAAATCCGGCCAGGAGATCGCGCTTGGTCGTCAGGTCTTTCTGGTCTTCGAGAATTTTCCCGCTGTGCCGTTGGGAAAACTCCCAATAGGCCTCAAAGTTATCTTGTCGCTGCCGGGAATCGCTGGGGGAAAAGATCGATTGGTAGGTCGGCACAAGGCTCCGCTGGAAAAGAGGATTTATTCGGGAACCGTCAGGCTGGCATCAAGGCCAAGGATTGTCGAGGGAATTCCTGGATCCGCTCAATTCAGTCCCTCGCGGAACAGGCGACGCAGGGCCTCGTGGGAGGTGCCGGCCTCGCGAATCGAGCCGCCGCTGGGATAGAGGTCTTCTTGGGTCGAGCTCATGGCCTCGAGGTTCTTATACATGATCACGCCCTGGCGGTAGTTCGGAAGGAACAGGAGTTGGTAAGTGTCTTCCTTCTTGAAGGAGGGCGCCGAGGACGGGGAGAGGTAAACCCCGCCGCAGGAGAGGATCTCGCCCTTCTCCTCCAAGAGCTGCTGATCGGGGGACTTCTCGGTGTTGACGACGATGCTGCCGCAATCGCTTCCAGGTCTTTCTTTCGGAATCATGATGGCTTCTCCCCATGCTTAGGTTCACTGCAAAGGATTCCTAAACATGAGAATTAGCAATCGATGTGCCACAGCCTCGGAGAAGTTTTATTATTATATGTACATATTAATATTGAATTAATTCAGGATGTTGAAAGTTTAACGCCTTGCTCCGTCTTGCAATCTCTGTACATAAACTATTGATCGTCAATATTTTTTTAGTCAATTTATCAGGGCCTCCGTCAATGCTTTGACGACCGCTCGCGTTAGATTTCCTCTTCGCCGAGGGCGCCTTGGAGGCGCTGGGCCAGCTCCATCGAGACGCCGATCGCGGTCGCGATCTCCTCTGCGGAGGCCGCCCGGATGCGCTTCAGGCTGCCGAAGTGATGCAGGAGCTTCTTCCGCCGCGCCTCGCCGATGCCCGGCACCTGCTCGAGGGCCGAGTCGAGGGTGCGGCGCTTGCGCAGCTTGCGGTGGAACTCGATGCCGAAGCGATGCGCCTCGTCGCGGATCTGTACCAGGACGAAGAGCGCGGAGGAATTTGGCGGAAAGAAGACCGGGTTCTTGCGGTTAGGCAGAAAGACACGCTCCTCGCTGCGCGAGCGCGGGGCCTCCGGCGGCGCCTCGTCCCGCCAGGTCTCGCCCAAGAGCTTGCTCTTCGCCAGCGCGATCAGGTCGACGCCGACGATCTCGAGGTCGCGCAGGGCCTGGGCGGCGGCGTTCAGCTGTCCCTTCCCGCCGTCGATGACGATCAGGTCCGGCAAGGCCCAGGCCTCCTCGCCTTCCGCCGCGCGGCGCAGGCGCCGCGTCAGGACCTCGTACATCGAGGCGAAGTCGTTGGCCCCCTCCACCGTCTTGATCTTGAAGTGGCGGTAGCCCTGCCGGTAGGGCTTGCCCTCGCGGAAGGTCACCATCGAGCCCACCGACTCGCGCCCCTGAAAATTGCTGATGTCGTAGCACTCGATGGCCTGCGGCAGCTTTTGCAGCCCCAGGCGGGCCTGCAGGTCGGCGAGCACCTCCTCGGTGTCTTTTTGCTTGCGGTCGCGGCTCAGGAAGGCCTGCTTGGCGTTCTGTCCGGCCAATTTCAACAGGGCCGACTTCTCGCCGCGACGCGGGAGCAAGAGCTCGACCTTGCGCCCGGCGCGCTCGCCCAGGATCTCGGCCAGGCTGGCGGCCTCCGGCAATTCGACCGGCAATAGGATCTCGGCGGGGATGAAGCGCCCCTCCGCATAATACTGCAGCAGGAAGGAGGCCAGAACCTCCGCGTCCTCCTCGTGGGACTTGAAGTGGAAGCTGCGGTTTTCCTGCAGGCTCCCCTCCCGCACCATCATGAGATATAGGGAAAGCGCCTCGCCCTCGCGGTGCATGCCCAGCACGTCGCGGGTGACGGCCCGGTGGCTGACCACCTTCTGCTTCTCGAGGGTCCGGTCGATGTCGCGCAGCAGGTCGCGGTAGCGGGCGGCCTCCTCGTAGGCCTCGCGCTCGGCGGCGCCTTGCATTAGATCGCCGACGATTTTCTTCAGTTCGCCGCTCTTGCCCTCGAGGAAGAGCCGCACCTGGCGCACCACCTTCCCGTAGGCCTCGGCATCGACATAACCCACGCAGGGCGCGTCGCAGCGCTTGATCTGGTACTGAAGGCAGGGACGCACCCGGTTGCGGAACTCGTGGTCGCCGCAGGTGCGCAGCTTGAAGTGCGCCTCGATGAACTCGGCCACTTCCCGGCAGGCCCAGGCCGAGGAATAGGGGCCGAAGTAGAGGCTGCCGTCCTTCTTGAGCCTCCGGGTGACGTAGATCCGCGGAAACTCGTCGCGCACCGAAAGCTTGAGGCTGACGTAGCTCTTGTCGTCTTTCAGGTCGATGTTGTAGCGCGGCCGGTGCTTCTTGATGAGCGTATTCTCGAGGAGCAGGGCCTCCTTGGCGTTGTCGGTAAGGACGGTCTCGACGGAGGCGACCTTGGAGATCAGGAAACGCACCTGGTAGCGGTCATGGGCCTCCTTGCCGAAATAGCTCCCCACCCGCGCGCGCAGGTTGCTCGCCTTCCCCACGTAGAGCACCTCGCCCTTGGCGTTTTTCATCAGGTAGACGCCAGGGGATTTGGGAAGCTCTTCGAGCTTGATGTCGGCCTTGGCCTCGGACATAGGGCCACCATAACAAAGAGATTTCCTTCCTTCCAAGATCTGATATTTTTTCGCGGCCATGAAAGGCCGCCGCCGAAAAGCCGCCGTTCCGATCGTCGCCGTCGACACGGGGGGCACCTTCACCGACTTCTTCGTCTTGTCCCCGGAGGGCGTCCGCAGTCACAAGGTCCTGTCGACGCCCCGCGACCCCTCCCGGGCCGTCGCCCGGGGCTTGAAAGAGCTGGGGCTGAAGGGCGCCTACTCCCTTGTCCACGGCTCCACCGTCGCGACCAACGCCCTGCTCGAACGCAAAGGCGCGCGGGTGGCGCTCGTCACCACCGCGGGCTTCGAAGACGTCGTCGAGATCGGACGCCAGGAGCGCCCCTGCCTCTACGCGCTGGAGCCGCGCAAAACCCCGCCGCTGGTCGCGCGCCGACTGCGCTTCGGCCTAGCCGAGCGAATCGGCGCGGGAGGCAAGGTCCTGCGAAGTCCCTCGGCCGCGGAGCTGAAGGCCCTGCGGCGCCGCCTGCGCGGCGCGGGCGTCGAGTCCCTGGCGCTTTGCCTGCTGCATGCCTACGCCAATCCCGCCCACGAACGGCTCGCGGCGCGATTCCTGAAAACCCTGGGAAAACCGCTGTCGGTCTCCTCGGAGATCTGCCCCGAATTTCGCGAGTACGAGAGAAGCTCCACCGTCTGCGTCAACGCCTACGTCGCGCCGGTCATGGCGCGCTACCTACGCCGCCTGCAGAAACGCCTGCGCCGCCCGGTCCGCATCCTGCAGTCCAACGGCGGCGGCCTCTCCGTCGCCGAGGCCTCGCGGCAGGCGGTGCGTACCCTGCTCTCCGGCCCGGCGGGCGGCGCCCTGGGCGCCCTGCGAGCGGCCGAGGCCGCCGGCTTCCGCCGCCTCCTGACCCTGGACATGGGCGGGACCTCCACCGACATGAGCCTGATCGACGGCGCCCTCGAGTTCACCAGCGAGGCGGCACTCGGCGACTACCCCGTCAAGACGCCGATGATCCGCATCGACACGATCGGCGCGGGCGGCGGCTCGCTGGCCTGGATCGACGCGGGCGGCGCCCTGCGCGTCGGGCCGCGGAGCGCCGGCGCCGATCCCGGGCCCATTTGCTACGGCCGCGGCGGAAGGCAACTCACCGTGACCGACGCCCACGTCGCCCTGGGACGCATTCCGCCCCGGCACTTCCTGGGCGGGCGGATGCGGCTTTTTCCCGAACGGATCGAGGCCCCGCTCGGGCGCTTGGCGAAACGCCTCGGCCTCTCCCCGCGGGAGGCCGCCGAGGGCATCATCGCCGTGGCCAACGCCAACATGGCGCGGTCGCTGCGCGTCCTCTCGCTGCAGCGCGGCCACGACCCGCGGCGCTTCGCCCTCTTCCCCTTCGGCGGCGCCGGCGCCCTCCACGCCGCCGAGCTGGCCGAGGCCCTGCAGATCCCGCAAGTCCTCGTCC
Proteins encoded in this region:
- a CDS encoding branched-chain amino acid transaminase, which translates into the protein MVQKVEKIWLDGKMIPWDEANVHVLTHTLHYGLGVFEGIRCYEGEDGKSAIFRLQEHIDRLYDSAHILLMEIPFPKAELLEACKEIFRVNKLKAGYLRPLVFVGDGEMGLHATSNRIRVAVIAWPWGTYLGDEGVKHGIRAKVSSYTRHHINATMTKSKAVANYVNSILAKREAMLAGYEETVMLDPEGYVSEASGENLFMVKNGKVVTPLTTSALQGITRDTVIELLKDRGIAVKETHFSRDELYIADEIFLTGTAAEITPVRELDHRKIGSGKPGPITQQVQKDFHDLVRGKSSKHREWLAFL
- the uvrC gene encoding excinuclease ABC subunit UvrC, with amino-acid sequence MAAKKYQILEGRKSLCYGGPMSEAKADIKLEELPKSPGVYLMKNAKGEVLYVGKASNLRARVGSYFGKEAHDRYQVRFLISKVASVETVLTDNAKEALLLENTLIKKHRPRYNIDLKDDKSYVSLKLSVRDEFPRIYVTRRLKKDGSLYFGPYSSAWACREVAEFIEAHFKLRTCGDHEFRNRVRPCLQYQIKRCDAPCVGYVDAEAYGKVVRQVRLFLEGKSGELKKIVGDLMQGAAEREAYEEAARYRDLLRDIDRTLEKQKVVSHRAVTRDVLGMHREGEALSLYLMMVREGSLQENRSFHFKSHEEDAEVLASFLLQYYAEGRFIPAEILLPVELPEAASLAEILGERAGRKVELLLPRRGEKSALLKLAGQNAKQAFLSRDRKQKDTEEVLADLQARLGLQKLPQAIECYDISNFQGRESVGSMVTFREGKPYRQGYRHFKIKTVEGANDFASMYEVLTRRLRRAAEGEEAWALPDLIVIDGGKGQLNAAAQALRDLEIVGVDLIALAKSKLLGETWRDEAPPEAPRSRSEERVFLPNRKNPVFFPPNSSALFVLVQIRDEAHRFGIEFHRKLRKRRTLDSALEQVPGIGEARRKKLLHHFGSLKRIRAASAEEIATAIGVSMELAQRLQGALGEEEI
- a CDS encoding hydantoinase/oxoprolinase family protein, whose amino-acid sequence is MKGRRRKAAVPIVAVDTGGTFTDFFVLSPEGVRSHKVLSTPRDPSRAVARGLKELGLKGAYSLVHGSTVATNALLERKGARVALVTTAGFEDVVEIGRQERPCLYALEPRKTPPLVARRLRFGLAERIGAGGKVLRSPSAAELKALRRRLRGAGVESLALCLLHAYANPAHERLAARFLKTLGKPLSVSSEICPEFREYERSSTVCVNAYVAPVMARYLRRLQKRLRRPVRILQSNGGGLSVAEASRQAVRTLLSGPAGGALGALRAAEAAGFRRLLTLDMGGTSTDMSLIDGALEFTSEAALGDYPVKTPMIRIDTIGAGGGSLAWIDAGGALRVGPRSAGADPGPICYGRGGRQLTVTDAHVALGRIPPRHFLGGRMRLFPERIEAPLGRLAKRLGLSPREAAEGIIAVANANMARSLRVLSLQRGHDPRRFALFPFGGAGALHAAELAEALQIPQVLVPPNPGLLSAYGMAFAEWRRDYVRTVLWREEEASPAALRRIFEELRAQARRDARAERVAPRALRFAETLDLRYAGQSFELGLAHRPGFRQAFDAAHRRRYGHAYRGRAIEVVNLRLQVTAPEKRPEPAETAPQRGSRAAPADRTNLYWRGDVFAAPVYLRGALPARASLAGPALVAEFSATTFVPPGWRLRRLPGGALLLTRDGRSRA
- the mtnA gene encoding S-methyl-5-thioribose-1-phosphate isomerase encodes the protein MNFFTLQWQDGAVVMIDQRKLPNHEIYNTYRTHEEVAEAIKTMVVRGAPAIGVAGALGMALAANNSKAKNHEEFFAEMDRAADLLISQRPTAVNLPWAVKRIQAFYRKEKDSSLLVLQNKILEEALRVFEEDVVMCRQMGEKGAPLIEEGKTYLTHCNAGALATAGEGTALSVFYEAQRRGKKFKVIASETRPFLQGARLTAWELSKNGIDVTLVTDNMVGHLMRLGKIHGAVVGSDRIVANGDVANKIGTYGVAVLARHHGIPLYVVAPSSTVDFETPDGSHIPIEQRPEEEVTAFFGTPSAPAGIKVFNPAFDVTPHELVEAIVTEKGIARAPYAENLKKVLQRP